In one window of Spartinivicinus marinus DNA:
- a CDS encoding FAD-dependent oxidoreductase, protein MTVKTYDVLIVGGGVSGTALLYELAKFTDLKSICLVEKYHELAQVSSKGSNNSQTIHCGDIETNYTLEKAAVVKRAADMVRNYAIKLPEEERDQIIFKYPKMVLGVGEKETSFLRQRYEVFKELFPNLKLLEKEAIAEIEPNVVKINGVERPEPLVALAATDEYTAIDFAALSKSFVKQVEKDTDKDIDIRLGTKVTEIKKVGDNHQVVTDRGTFEARFVVVCACGHSLLLAQQMGYGMNFSCMPMAGSFYFTPKVLNGKVYTVQNDKLPFAAIHGDPDVLVPGKTRFGPTALLLPMLERFNYKTIPEFFKVLRLDGAVFKVFWDLFKVKDIRNYILKNILFEVPYLRRRLFLKDAQKIVPSLELKDVRFAKGFGGVRPQLIDKEQKQLLMGEAKITKPGIIFNMTPSPGGTSCLDNAEKDIQEIVKHLGCQFDEEAFKEALL, encoded by the coding sequence ATGACAGTAAAGACGTACGATGTGCTCATTGTTGGTGGTGGTGTTTCAGGAACCGCATTACTCTATGAGCTAGCCAAGTTTACTGACCTAAAGAGCATTTGCCTGGTTGAAAAATACCACGAGTTGGCTCAAGTTAGCTCTAAAGGCAGTAATAACAGCCAGACTATTCACTGTGGTGACATTGAAACCAACTACACCCTTGAAAAAGCAGCAGTTGTTAAACGGGCTGCGGACATGGTGCGTAATTACGCTATCAAGCTGCCTGAGGAAGAACGTGACCAAATAATCTTCAAATACCCTAAAATGGTGCTTGGAGTGGGAGAGAAGGAAACATCTTTCTTGCGACAGCGTTATGAGGTGTTTAAAGAGCTTTTTCCAAACTTAAAGCTGTTGGAAAAAGAGGCTATTGCTGAAATTGAACCCAATGTGGTGAAAATCAATGGCGTAGAGCGCCCAGAGCCATTAGTGGCATTGGCGGCTACTGACGAGTATACAGCAATAGATTTTGCAGCCTTATCAAAATCCTTTGTTAAACAAGTGGAGAAGGATACTGATAAGGATATTGATATTCGCTTAGGCACAAAAGTAACCGAAATTAAGAAAGTTGGTGATAATCATCAGGTTGTTACTGATAGAGGAACTTTCGAAGCTCGTTTTGTTGTTGTATGCGCCTGTGGACACAGCTTGCTATTAGCCCAGCAAATGGGATATGGAATGAACTTCTCTTGTATGCCAATGGCAGGTAGCTTTTACTTCACCCCAAAAGTACTCAACGGCAAGGTTTATACGGTGCAGAATGATAAGCTGCCATTTGCGGCGATTCATGGTGACCCTGATGTGCTTGTGCCAGGTAAAACTCGATTTGGGCCTACTGCATTGCTATTACCAATGCTTGAGCGCTTTAATTACAAGACCATTCCAGAGTTTTTTAAGGTGCTGCGTTTAGATGGCGCTGTGTTTAAAGTATTTTGGGATTTATTCAAAGTTAAAGACATTCGTAACTACATTCTGAAGAACATCTTATTTGAAGTCCCATACTTGCGTCGCCGGTTATTTTTAAAAGATGCACAAAAGATAGTGCCTTCACTTGAGCTGAAAGATGTGCGTTTTGCAAAAGGCTTTGGCGGAGTTAGACCACAGTTGATAGATAAAGAGCAAAAGCAACTGTTGATGGGAGAAGCCAAAATCACTAAGCCAGGGATTATCTTTAATATGACACCATCACCTGGTGGTACCAGCTGTCTTGATAATGCAGAAAAGGATATTCAGGAAATTGTTAAGCATTTAGGTTGTCAGTTTGATGAAGAAGCATTTAAAGAAGCTTTGTTGTAA
- a CDS encoding GNAT family N-acetyltransferase, with translation MQRQGISNAIAGKRILVLPGQALGNIGAIRSLGRAGCMVFVASSQSRALGFYSRFVFKTTVAPEFSSAGFISWFSRYVSYNNIELVMPCEPLILALLPDWDAFKHLFAVPYAQALLARAFSKAQTIQHFIDSGVSDNLPESKVISSIEALMSDTELTCFRYPCFVKVDEVDLIQEGAPTAYSSAVRKCQTYADVISVVRAFLQTHRHVLIQAFAPGKGAGVNVLIWQGKVITTLANVCDRESPYTGGLGAIRSVIEHPEMEADALAKLQAMDWQGVAMVEYRLDQTTGQFFFMEVNARIWAAMHLALFAGADFPRYLAECHFGATPDIPNQYTSVRCRWDYPADLGHVVSVLKSNEFSAWQKLCSFLSFFYLYLDPTLHHDLIFPGDSKLFLRQKWEIIRSGRLGKLYFQGVKLLHKLLKQPALSWIFQRHELAVYRLELDKEKACFQRTSHVKLLSEDELQLLEAWEDWQDVEELRRDFQHRMSEGELMFGVVENQKILAFAWLIPQAKASLFPLVRRHFHYPEGSAVIYNVYTSPMARGRGLYRAVLHACITYAVNKLNLKYIYQAIEPTNKIPIMMADKIGFQEQKRFKYLCLLGGQTVKES, from the coding sequence ATGCAACGGCAGGGAATTTCTAACGCGATCGCAGGCAAAAGAATATTAGTGTTGCCTGGACAAGCGTTAGGTAATATCGGAGCAATTCGTTCGCTTGGCAGAGCTGGTTGCATGGTTTTTGTTGCTTCTTCCCAGTCTCGTGCACTGGGCTTTTACTCCCGTTTTGTATTTAAAACAACTGTTGCACCTGAGTTCAGTTCAGCAGGATTTATATCCTGGTTTTCCAGATATGTAAGCTATAACAATATCGAATTGGTAATGCCTTGTGAGCCACTCATCTTGGCTTTATTGCCTGATTGGGATGCTTTTAAGCACTTGTTTGCAGTGCCCTATGCTCAAGCTCTGTTAGCAAGAGCTTTTAGTAAAGCCCAGACAATACAGCATTTTATTGATAGTGGTGTGAGTGACAATCTGCCTGAGTCGAAAGTTATTTCATCAATCGAAGCGCTAATGTCGGATACTGAGTTGACGTGCTTTAGGTATCCTTGTTTTGTAAAAGTTGATGAAGTTGACTTAATTCAAGAGGGGGCTCCAACTGCATACTCTAGTGCCGTTCGGAAATGCCAAACCTATGCAGATGTAATTAGTGTTGTTCGAGCTTTTTTACAAACACATAGACATGTTTTGATTCAAGCATTTGCTCCAGGGAAAGGAGCTGGAGTCAATGTATTAATATGGCAAGGTAAGGTTATTACGACACTTGCTAACGTTTGTGATCGGGAGTCTCCTTATACTGGTGGGCTGGGTGCAATCAGATCGGTGATTGAACACCCTGAAATGGAAGCTGATGCCCTTGCTAAATTACAGGCTATGGATTGGCAGGGAGTTGCTATGGTTGAGTACCGGCTGGATCAAACGACAGGGCAATTCTTTTTTATGGAAGTTAATGCGCGTATTTGGGCCGCGATGCATTTGGCTTTGTTTGCAGGGGCTGATTTCCCAAGGTATCTGGCTGAGTGCCATTTTGGCGCGACACCTGACATACCCAATCAATATACTTCAGTTCGTTGTCGTTGGGATTACCCTGCCGACTTAGGACATGTAGTATCGGTGTTAAAGAGTAATGAATTTTCTGCATGGCAAAAGTTGTGCTCTTTTTTATCCTTTTTTTATTTGTATCTTGATCCAACATTACACCATGACTTAATTTTTCCTGGCGATAGCAAGTTATTTTTGCGTCAAAAATGGGAAATTATTCGAAGTGGGCGTTTGGGAAAACTGTATTTCCAAGGGGTGAAACTATTACATAAGCTGCTCAAACAGCCTGCATTATCATGGATTTTTCAGCGTCATGAGCTAGCGGTTTATCGCTTAGAGTTAGATAAGGAAAAAGCCTGCTTTCAACGCACTTCTCATGTGAAACTGCTTAGTGAGGACGAGCTTCAATTGCTTGAGGCTTGGGAAGATTGGCAAGATGTTGAGGAATTAAGACGAGATTTTCAACATCGCATGAGTGAAGGAGAGTTAATGTTCGGAGTCGTTGAGAACCAGAAAATTCTTGCCTTTGCCTGGTTAATCCCTCAAGCAAAAGCCTCTTTATTCCCACTGGTTAGGCGGCATTTTCACTATCCTGAAGGTTCTGCAGTTATATACAACGTTTATACATCACCCATGGCAAGAGGAAGAGGTTTATACAGAGCAGTATTACATGCATGCATCACCTATGCAGTTAATAAGCTCAATTTAAAGTACATTTATCAGGCAATTGAGCCAACAAATAAAATACCAATAATGATGGCTGATAAAATTGGTTTTCAAGAGCAAAAGCGGTTTAAGTATCTTTGTTTGTTAGGTGGGCAGACCGTTAAGGAAAGCTAG
- the hemH gene encoding ferrochelatase, with protein sequence MISQAVLLVNLGSPDSPQEKDVRQYLKQFLMDPYVVDLPGWLRWLIVNCLVLPSRPKQSAEAYQSIWWPDGSPLVVLTQRLTDKLTKEVDCPVHFAMRYGEPAMEKEILQLAKTGIEELLLVPLYPHYAMSTVKTCIEEARRVLAKHHLSLKVRLHPVFFGHEQYISALEEVTKPYIEKPFDHLLFSYHGLPERHLRKDDPTGSYCLSKPDCCQQPHQAHQTCYRAQVYKTAELLTNKLGLKEEQYSVAFQSRLGRDKWLTPYTSERLVELAQQGVKRLLVICPSFVADCLETLEEIGMQGKEAFIEAGGESLTLVPCLNDDAEWVGVLTDWLKQSWDHYPQLDKM encoded by the coding sequence ATGATAAGCCAAGCTGTATTACTGGTTAATTTGGGCTCACCTGACTCGCCACAAGAAAAAGATGTCAGGCAATATTTAAAGCAGTTTTTAATGGATCCTTATGTGGTTGATTTACCTGGTTGGTTACGGTGGCTGATAGTTAACTGCTTGGTGCTGCCCTCACGACCAAAGCAGTCAGCAGAAGCCTATCAGAGTATATGGTGGCCTGATGGGTCACCACTTGTAGTGCTTACCCAGCGTTTAACCGATAAGCTAACAAAGGAAGTGGATTGCCCCGTGCATTTTGCTATGCGTTATGGCGAGCCTGCAATGGAGAAAGAGATACTACAGCTCGCTAAAACGGGGATTGAAGAGCTGCTATTGGTGCCACTTTATCCTCATTATGCAATGTCTACTGTGAAGACTTGTATTGAGGAGGCTAGGCGAGTGCTTGCCAAGCATCACCTGAGTCTTAAGGTTCGGTTACACCCAGTATTTTTTGGTCATGAGCAATATATTTCTGCTTTGGAAGAGGTGACTAAGCCTTATATCGAAAAGCCCTTTGATCATTTGCTGTTTAGCTATCATGGACTACCGGAGCGGCATTTACGCAAAGATGATCCAACAGGTAGTTATTGTCTGTCTAAGCCTGACTGTTGTCAGCAGCCTCATCAAGCCCATCAAACCTGCTATCGAGCCCAGGTTTATAAAACAGCAGAACTATTAACTAATAAGTTGGGTTTAAAAGAAGAGCAATACTCTGTTGCTTTTCAGTCTCGGCTTGGTCGGGATAAATGGCTAACGCCTTATACAAGTGAGAGGCTCGTTGAGCTTGCTCAACAAGGAGTAAAGCGGTTGCTCGTTATTTGCCCATCATTTGTTGCTGATTGTTTAGAAACACTAGAAGAAATTGGTATGCAGGGCAAAGAAGCTTTTATTGAAGCTGGAGGTGAATCATTAACCTTGGTCCCTTGCTTAAATGATGATGCGGAGTGGGTAGGTGTGCTAACCGATTGGTTGAAGCAATCATGGGATCACTACCCACAGCTAGATAAAATGTAA
- a CDS encoding YajG family lipoprotein codes for MMIKKLVHTALLSTLIVTGGCALSPQQVEVAPNITLPVKVPVVKNTVNVSVVDDRLSKVLGTRGGIYDKTSTLTIKNDITLAVKHAVEQALLKMEMQLDPNNPAVRFTVYIDKIDYSTPAQNYVTEVNINAVARAEVKFGDRVYHGRYQSTAKHKVVKAPSETKNEEIVNGIINNVLDRMFSDQALVKFLRSG; via the coding sequence ATGATGATAAAAAAACTTGTTCATACTGCCTTATTATCAACGCTTATCGTAACTGGTGGTTGTGCACTAAGCCCACAACAAGTGGAAGTTGCACCAAATATTACCCTGCCTGTTAAAGTGCCAGTAGTAAAAAATACCGTTAATGTATCTGTTGTCGATGATCGCTTAAGCAAAGTATTGGGCACTCGTGGTGGTATTTATGATAAAACCAGTACATTAACCATCAAAAATGATATTACTCTGGCAGTTAAGCATGCTGTTGAGCAGGCTTTACTAAAAATGGAAATGCAACTAGATCCAAATAACCCTGCTGTCCGTTTTACTGTCTACATTGATAAAATTGATTACAGCACACCCGCTCAAAACTACGTGACAGAAGTCAATATCAATGCAGTTGCCCGAGCTGAAGTTAAATTCGGCGATCGTGTTTATCATGGTCGCTACCAGTCAACAGCAAAACATAAAGTAGTAAAAGCACCCTCTGAAACCAAAAATGAAGAAATCGTCAACGGTATTATTAATAATGTACTAGACCGAATGTTTAGCGACCAAGCTCTAGTCAAATTCCTAAGATCAGGTTAA
- a CDS encoding adenylate/guanylate cyclase domain-containing protein, with amino-acid sequence MPATSAHQTSSRLMFGKMRTRVPIAYKLALILTITVTIGMVILGSIITTNQYHLMKSQVDDFGTTIVNQLAAAAQEPVFTDDVVGLKVLANNLSSEPDIKGVAIFTNTSDVLVKQGLITSVPVDGSHSTLKAAELTDGTYRLEWKQRTSRRKYTDMVSYISPIQFQEVVAGYAMVSFSQVKMLEVARSSANGIILATILLSIAMSFIAIVMGRRLSRPIHHLMDVASDALNKGDYKNNRISEDELGFLLKSLQQLGQGIDQKSQLEDVFGKVMAKDVAKQMLDKLEEVEIGGHQVEATVMFVDIVGFTSLSEKLTPPAVAMFLNEYFSYFFHCANAFNGIVDKFIGDCAMIVFGTPKSDPDHRFNAVACAVTIQQLVLKLNQERKQKGLFPVNVRIGLNDGMMLAGFLGAKERMEYTVIGDAVNIASRLCDKAQAGQIMIPASIHDHSSVNSKIVCQHHGSLSVKGKSATIDTYRVKNLRPKYQGAAKKVLYNMLKGLAN; translated from the coding sequence ATGCCAGCAACTTCTGCTCATCAAACATCCAGTCGATTAATGTTCGGTAAAATGCGCACCAGGGTACCTATTGCCTATAAACTAGCACTGATTCTTACCATAACAGTTACCATTGGCATGGTGATCTTAGGTAGCATCATTACTACCAACCAATACCATCTAATGAAAAGCCAGGTCGATGACTTCGGTACAACCATCGTAAACCAGCTTGCTGCTGCTGCCCAAGAGCCCGTATTTACTGATGATGTAGTTGGCCTAAAAGTTTTAGCCAATAATCTTAGTAGCGAACCCGATATTAAAGGTGTTGCTATTTTCACCAATACCAGTGACGTATTGGTGAAACAAGGACTGATTACCTCTGTTCCTGTTGATGGTAGTCATTCTACCTTGAAAGCAGCAGAGTTAACCGATGGCACCTATCGTCTGGAGTGGAAACAACGCACCAGCAGGCGCAAGTACACGGATATGGTGTCGTATATCAGCCCCATTCAGTTTCAAGAAGTAGTCGCAGGCTATGCCATGGTCAGTTTCAGCCAGGTAAAAATGCTTGAAGTGGCACGCTCTTCAGCCAATGGCATTATTCTCGCCACCATTCTTTTATCCATTGCCATGAGTTTCATTGCGATTGTCATGGGAAGGCGTCTGTCCCGTCCTATTCATCACTTAATGGATGTCGCAAGTGATGCTTTGAATAAAGGCGATTATAAAAATAATCGGATCAGTGAAGATGAATTAGGTTTTTTGCTTAAAAGCCTTCAACAGCTCGGCCAAGGTATTGATCAAAAGTCTCAGTTGGAAGATGTCTTTGGCAAAGTCATGGCAAAAGACGTTGCCAAGCAAATGCTGGATAAGCTCGAAGAGGTTGAAATTGGTGGTCACCAAGTAGAAGCCACTGTGATGTTTGTCGATATAGTCGGCTTTACCAGCCTTTCTGAAAAACTGACGCCACCAGCCGTAGCCATGTTTTTAAACGAGTATTTCAGTTATTTCTTCCATTGTGCCAATGCATTTAATGGCATTGTGGATAAATTTATTGGCGACTGTGCCATGATCGTATTTGGCACCCCCAAAAGTGATCCTGACCACCGTTTTAACGCAGTAGCTTGTGCAGTGACTATCCAGCAACTGGTATTAAAGCTAAACCAAGAGCGTAAACAAAAAGGGCTATTTCCAGTTAATGTTCGCATTGGTTTAAATGATGGCATGATGCTGGCCGGTTTTTTAGGGGCAAAAGAGCGTATGGAATATACCGTAATTGGTGATGCTGTAAATATTGCATCGCGTTTATGTGATAAAGCACAAGCCGGGCAGATCATGATTCCTGCTTCCATTCATGATCATTCGTCCGTAAACTCTAAAATCGTTTGCCAGCATCATGGCAGCTTGTCTGTTAAAGGTAAGTCTGCAACCATTGATACCTACCGGGTAAAGAACTTACGCCCTAAATATCAAGGGGCTGCGAAAAAAGTGTTGTATAACATGCTAAAGGGGCTTGCCAACTAA
- the nhaA gene encoding Na+/H+ antiporter NhaA: MQFKLSDDIKDFLKKESASGILLMIATALALIFANTPLVGLYDLFLSVPVGVKVGALEIDKPLLLWINDGLMAVFFLLIGLEVKREFIAGELASPAKIALPAVAALGGMVVPALVYCWFNWGDNTALQGWAIPTATDIAFALGILALLGNRVPPSLKVFLMALAIIDDLGAIIIIALFYTEGLSVMSASLAGICFLILVTLNRLKVSRITPYIVVGIIMWICVLKSGVHATLAGVLLAFTLPMECQKRPGHSPLKTVEHELHHWVAYAILPIFAFANAGVGLSLTDVQQMGDPVPLGVIAGLFVGKQVGVFLFSALAIKLGLGKLPTHASWLQLYAVAVLCGVGFTMSLFIGTLAFQHAGPDYLTTDRIGILMGSVVSAVWGYVIFRFLAKSNVPASQPSVN; the protein is encoded by the coding sequence ATGCAATTTAAACTCTCAGACGATATCAAAGATTTTTTAAAGAAAGAGTCCGCTAGCGGGATTTTGCTAATGATTGCAACTGCGCTGGCGTTGATTTTTGCTAATACCCCCCTTGTCGGTCTTTATGATTTGTTTTTATCTGTACCTGTTGGCGTCAAAGTGGGTGCGCTGGAAATAGATAAACCACTTTTGTTGTGGATTAATGACGGCCTGATGGCTGTATTTTTCCTACTAATTGGCTTAGAGGTAAAGCGAGAGTTTATTGCGGGTGAGTTGGCTTCTCCAGCTAAGATTGCCTTGCCTGCAGTAGCTGCGTTGGGAGGAATGGTTGTTCCAGCACTGGTTTATTGCTGGTTTAACTGGGGAGATAATACTGCTCTGCAAGGCTGGGCTATTCCTACTGCAACTGATATTGCTTTTGCTTTGGGTATTCTTGCTTTGTTGGGTAACCGAGTGCCGCCTTCGCTCAAAGTATTTTTAATGGCATTGGCAATAATAGACGACTTGGGTGCAATTATTATTATTGCACTGTTTTATACGGAAGGCTTATCAGTAATGTCAGCCTCTTTAGCAGGAATTTGCTTTCTAATCTTAGTAACCCTTAATCGATTAAAAGTCAGTAGGATAACCCCTTATATCGTAGTGGGTATTATTATGTGGATTTGTGTACTGAAGTCAGGGGTACATGCCACACTTGCCGGGGTTCTGCTAGCATTTACTCTTCCTATGGAATGTCAAAAGCGACCAGGGCACTCGCCGCTCAAGACGGTTGAGCATGAACTTCACCATTGGGTCGCTTATGCTATTTTGCCTATTTTTGCCTTTGCTAATGCGGGTGTAGGTTTGTCACTAACTGATGTGCAACAAATGGGAGATCCTGTGCCACTGGGCGTTATTGCTGGGCTATTTGTTGGTAAGCAGGTTGGTGTATTTTTGTTCTCTGCGCTGGCGATAAAGTTGGGGTTAGGTAAGTTACCCACTCATGCCAGTTGGCTGCAACTTTACGCGGTAGCTGTGTTGTGTGGCGTTGGTTTTACCATGAGTTTATTTATTGGCACATTAGCGTTTCAGCATGCAGGACCAGACTACTTAACAACGGACCGGATTGGCATATTAATGGGGTCTGTGGTGTCTGCTGTATGGGGATATGTAATTTTTCGGTTTTTGGCTAAGAGTAATGTTCCTGCAAGCCAGCCGTCAGTTAACTAA
- a CDS encoding ABC transporter substrate-binding protein, producing the protein MKTKRLALSAISASFLAGVLSVSSVQSAEVPAGVKLAKKQEIVRVNGSEPSSLDPQKIEGVPGAYVTRDLFEGLVSDSPGGGTVPGIAESWSADKTKTIYTFKIRKNAKWSNGDPITAHDFVYSFQRAVDPKLASNYSWYMELAEIKNASAIIKGKKKPSELAVRAVDDYTFEVTLNKAIPYFVRMMAHYTTFPVHKATIEKYGNKWTLPSNIVSSGAYKLKDWAVNERIVLERNSHYWNDKETVINKVTYLPIVDRNTELNRYRAGDVDMGYERIALEHFRRLKKEIPNEVKVTGRASIYYYAFNNKRKPFNDVRVRKALSLAIDRDVVASKILGQGQIPTFNFTPNNLDGFVPPANPYAKMTQQQRDAEAIKLLKEVGFGKDKPLSFTLLYNTDDNHKKIAIAISSMWKKKLGAKVNLENQEWKTYLDNKRLGNYDVARAGWNGDYNEASTMLDLLTSNNSLNGSQYRNKEYDALLAKAKTAENPSEYYTKAEAIIARDMPVAPIYQDVTTRLIKPYVGGYKGNPLDNTYTKNYYIIAH; encoded by the coding sequence ATGAAAACTAAACGGCTTGCTTTGTCGGCTATTTCTGCTTCTTTTCTTGCAGGAGTGCTTAGTGTTTCTTCAGTACAGTCAGCAGAGGTACCTGCTGGTGTAAAATTGGCTAAAAAACAGGAAATTGTTCGAGTGAATGGCTCTGAGCCCTCATCTCTTGATCCACAAAAGATAGAAGGTGTACCTGGTGCTTATGTAACTCGTGATCTATTTGAAGGTTTGGTCAGTGATAGCCCTGGTGGTGGTACAGTACCTGGTATAGCAGAAAGCTGGTCAGCAGATAAAACCAAGACAATCTATACCTTTAAGATTAGAAAAAATGCAAAATGGTCTAATGGTGATCCAATTACGGCTCATGACTTTGTTTATTCATTCCAGCGGGCTGTAGACCCTAAATTGGCATCTAACTATTCCTGGTACATGGAGCTGGCTGAGATTAAAAATGCATCAGCAATTATTAAGGGGAAAAAGAAGCCTTCTGAGTTAGCTGTTCGTGCAGTTGATGATTATACCTTTGAGGTCACATTAAATAAGGCTATACCCTACTTTGTTCGGATGATGGCTCATTACACCACTTTCCCTGTACATAAGGCAACAATCGAAAAGTATGGTAATAAATGGACACTACCCAGTAATATTGTTTCAAGTGGTGCCTATAAGCTGAAAGACTGGGCTGTAAATGAGCGCATTGTACTTGAACGTAATAGCCACTACTGGAATGATAAAGAAACAGTAATTAATAAGGTCACTTATTTACCAATTGTTGATAGAAATACAGAGCTTAACCGTTACCGTGCAGGTGATGTGGATATGGGCTATGAGCGGATAGCCTTAGAGCATTTCAGACGTTTGAAAAAAGAAATTCCCAATGAAGTAAAGGTTACAGGAAGAGCGTCTATTTACTATTATGCTTTTAATAATAAACGCAAGCCGTTTAATGATGTTCGAGTAAGAAAAGCATTGTCGTTAGCTATTGACCGCGATGTAGTTGCGAGCAAAATATTAGGCCAGGGACAAATCCCCACCTTTAACTTTACCCCAAATAACTTAGATGGCTTTGTACCGCCAGCAAATCCCTATGCCAAAATGACCCAACAACAGAGGGATGCAGAAGCAATTAAGCTGCTGAAAGAAGTGGGTTTTGGTAAAGATAAACCGTTATCATTTACTTTGTTGTATAACACAGATGATAACCACAAAAAAATTGCAATTGCTATTTCTTCAATGTGGAAGAAAAAGCTAGGTGCAAAAGTTAACTTAGAAAATCAAGAGTGGAAAACTTATTTAGATAATAAACGACTAGGTAATTATGATGTGGCCCGTGCAGGCTGGAATGGTGACTATAACGAAGCCTCAACGATGCTTGATTTGCTCACTTCAAATAACTCACTAAATGGCTCACAATACCGTAATAAAGAATATGATGCGCTATTAGCCAAAGCAAAAACAGCTGAAAACCCATCTGAGTATTATACTAAAGCAGAAGCCATTATTGCCCGAGACATGCCAGTAGCCCCTATTTATCAGGATGTCACTACACGACTGATTAAGCCATATGTGGGTGGATATAAAGGGAATCCTTTAGATAATACCTATACGAAAAATTATTATATAATCGCTCATTAA
- a CDS encoding sugar-transfer associated ATP-grasp domain-containing protein, which yields MVQKIVDVTSSLNAFSKQNQVSFFYVLWRFIICYLKGFGLKEFLSYPLLYEIPANLIRYREYSIFEKRVNPRSTGIVEFDKWIQSCVWKANNIPHVKTYGFMGPRASVYQLGERTLVNKKISEVLELIPCPFVIKPAGGGHGDGFDIVDEYDKQSNIVQLRSGKRISVEDFQREYFSKCDWIFQELVVQHETLKQINSSSVNTARILTATNEKGEFILLDGMMKFGTAGSMIDNMGAGGIGCHIDDNGKLSKGYSVNGNKIFECHPDSGISLTGITIPFYQEVIDTVKTAHSCLPRPQFLGWDVAITPNGPVIVEVNSFMAVYVNQKHDNGYRQTGLKEFLEG from the coding sequence ATGGTTCAGAAAATAGTCGATGTCACTTCAAGCTTGAATGCCTTTTCAAAACAAAACCAGGTAAGTTTTTTCTATGTATTATGGCGGTTTATCATCTGTTATTTGAAAGGGTTTGGTCTGAAGGAATTTCTGTCTTACCCACTGTTATATGAGATCCCTGCAAATCTTATTCGTTATCGAGAATATTCAATTTTTGAAAAACGTGTTAACCCTAGAAGTACTGGAATAGTTGAGTTTGATAAGTGGATTCAGTCGTGTGTCTGGAAGGCAAATAATATTCCTCATGTTAAAACCTACGGCTTTATGGGGCCAAGAGCATCTGTGTATCAATTGGGTGAAAGGACGCTGGTGAACAAAAAAATTAGTGAGGTGTTAGAATTAATACCCTGCCCATTTGTTATTAAGCCAGCTGGTGGAGGGCATGGAGATGGATTTGATATTGTTGATGAATATGATAAACAATCTAACATAGTACAACTGCGATCAGGTAAAAGAATAAGTGTAGAAGACTTTCAGCGTGAATATTTTTCAAAGTGCGATTGGATATTTCAAGAGTTGGTAGTGCAGCATGAAACGTTAAAGCAAATTAATTCATCATCAGTCAATACCGCTAGAATTCTTACGGCAACCAATGAAAAAGGTGAGTTTATACTATTGGATGGCATGATGAAATTTGGAACTGCTGGGTCAATGATCGATAATATGGGAGCTGGCGGTATAGGGTGTCATATTGATGACAATGGAAAGCTAAGTAAGGGGTATTCTGTAAACGGCAACAAAATTTTTGAATGTCATCCTGACTCAGGCATTAGCTTGACGGGTATTACTATTCCATTTTATCAAGAAGTGATCGATACCGTAAAAACAGCACACTCGTGTTTACCACGCCCTCAGTTTTTAGGCTGGGATGTGGCCATTACACCAAATGGTCCTGTCATCGTTGAAGTTAATTCATTTATGGCTGTTTATGTAAATCAAAAGCATGATAATGGTTATCGCCAGACTGGCTTGAAAGAGTTTTTGGAGGGGTAG